From a region of the Mauremys mutica isolate MM-2020 ecotype Southern chromosome 12, ASM2049712v1, whole genome shotgun sequence genome:
- the LOC123346846 gene encoding putative olfactory receptor 14L1 — protein MAYDRYVAICQPLHYETIMNSRACVQMAAGAWISGILYTVLHTGNMFALTFCGGNMVDQFFCEIPQLLKLTCSDSYLSEVGVLAFSICLFLGCFIFITVSYVQIFKSVLRIPSEQGRHKTFSTCLPHLIVVSLFFCISSFAYLKPTSSSSSALDLLMAVLYSVLPPIMNPIIYSMRNKEMKAALRRLTGCR, from the coding sequence ATGGCGTATGaccgatatgtcgccatctgccaaccactgcactatgagacaATAATGAACAgcagagcttgtgtccaaatggcagctggtgcctggatcagTGGGATTCTCTACACTGTGCTACACACTGGGAACATGTTTGCATTGACCTTCTGTGGAGGCAATatggtggatcagttcttctgtgaaatcccccagctacTGAAGCTCACCTGCTCTGACTCATATCTCAGTGAAGTTGGGGTTCTTGCTTTTAGTATATGTTTGTTCTTAGGCTGCTTTATTTTTATCACTGTgtcatatgttcagatcttcaaatcagtattgagaatcccctctgagcaagGCCGGCATAaaaccttctccacctgcctccctcacctcattgtggtctccttgtttttttgcatttctagctttgcctacctgaaacccacctccagctcctcatctgctCTGGATCTTCTGAtggctgttctctattctgtATTGCCACCAATCATGAATCCAATTATCTatagcatgaggaacaaggagatgaaAGCTGCCCTGAGGAGACTGACTGGGTGTAGGTAA
- the LOC123346845 gene encoding olfactory receptor 14A16-like, which yields MSNRTTVIEFLLLGFSDVWELQILHFVVFLVIYLATLMENLLIFMAIAFNRHLHTPMYFFLMNLSIVDFGSISVIVPKSMANSLMNTRTISYAGCVAQVFFLFFLLGADFFLLTIMAYDRYVAICQPLHYETIMNSRACVQMAAGAWISGILYSVLHTRNTFALTFCGGNMVDQFFCEVPQLLKLTCSDSYLSEVGVLGFSVCLALGCFVFIIVSYVQIFKSVLRIPSEQGRHKAFSTCLPHLTVVSLLVCTGAFAYLKPTSSSPSALDLVVAVLYSVLPPIMNPIIYSMRNKEMKAALRRLTGCR from the coding sequence atgtccaaccgaacCACCGTGatcgagttccttctcctgggattctctgacgtTTGGGaactgcagattttgcactttgtggtaTTCCTAGTGATCTACCTGGCAACCCTGATGGAGAATCTTCTTATCTTCATGGCTATAGCCTTCAACcgccaccttcacacccccatgtacttcttcctgatgaatctgtccATCGTAGACTTCGGCTCCAtctctgtcattgtccccaaatccatggccaactccctcatgaacaccaggACCATTTCCTATGCTGGATGTGTTGCCCAAgtctttttcctcttcttcttGTTGGGAGCAGATTTTTTCCTTCTCACCATCATGGCATATGACCGATATgttgccatctgccaaccactgcactatgagacaATAATGAACAgcagagcttgtgtccaaatggcagccggTGCCTGGATCAGTGGGATTCTCTACTCTGTGCTACATACCAGGAACACGTTTGCATTGACGttctgtggaggcaacatggtggatcagttcttctgtgaagtCCCTCAACTCCTCAAGCTCACCTGCTCTGATTCATATCTCAGTGAAGTTGGGGTTCTTGGATTTAGTGTGTGTTTAGCCTtaggatgttttgtttttatcattgtatcgtatgttcagatcttcaaatcagtgttgagaatcccctctgagcagggccggcataaagccttctccacctgccttcctcacctcactgtggtctccttgcttgtttgcactggggcctttgcctacctgaaacccacctccagctccccaTCGGCTCTGGATCTTGTGGTGGCGGTTCTCTATTCTGTATTGCCACCAATCATGAATCCAATTATCTACAgtatgaggaacaaggagatgaaAGCTGCCCTGAGGAGACTGACTGGGTGTAGGTAA